A DNA window from Castanea sativa chloroplast, complete genome contains the following coding sequences:
- the psaA gene encoding photosystem I P700 apoprotein A1: MIIRSPEPEVKILVDRDPIKTSFEEWARPGHFSRTIAKGPDTTTWIWNLHADAHDFDSHTSDLEEISRKVFSAHFGQLSIIFLWLSGMYFHGARFSNYEAWLSDPTHIGPSAQVVWPIVGQEILNGDVGGGFRGIQITSGFFQIWRASGITSELQLYCTAIGALVFAALMLFAGWFHYHKAAPKLAWFQDVESMLNHHLAGLLGLGSLSWAGHQVHVSLPINQFLNAGVDPKEIPLPHEFILNRDLLAQLYPSFAEGATPFFTLNWSKYADFLTFRGGLDPVTGGLWLTDIAHHHLAIAILFLIAGHMYRTNWGIGHGIKDILEAHKGPFTGQGHKGLYEILTTSWHAQLSINLAMLGSLTIVVAHHMYSMPPYPYLATDYGTQLSLFTHHMWIGGFLIVGAAAHAAIFMVRDYDPTTRYNDLLDRVLRHRDAIISHLNWVCIFLGFHSFGLYIHNDTMSALGRPQDMFSDTAIQLQPVFAQWIQNTHALAPGATAPGATTSTSLTWGGADLVSVGGKVALLPIPLGTADFLVHHIHAFTIHVTVLILLKGVLFARSSRLIPDKANLGFRFPCDGPGRGGTCQVSAWDHVFLGLFWMYNAISVVIFHFSWKMQSDVWGSISDQGVVTHITGGNFAQSSTTINGWLRDFLWAQASQVIQSYGSSLSAYGLFFLGAHFVWAFSLMFLFSGRGYWQELIESIVWAHNKLKVAPAIQPRALSIVQGRAVGVAHYLLGGIATTWAFFLARIIAVG, encoded by the coding sequence ATGATTATTCGTTCGCCGGAACCAGAAGTAAAAATTTTGGTAGATAGGGATCCCATAAAAACTTCTTTCGAGGAATGGGCCAGACCCGGCCATTTCTCAAGAACAATAGCTAAAGGGCCTGATACTACCACTTGGATCTGGAACCTACATGCTGATGCTCACGATTTCGACAGCCATACTAGTGATTTGGAGGAGATCTCCCGAAAAGTATTTAGTGCCCATTTCGGCCAACTCTCCATCATCTTTCTTTGGCTGAGTGGCATGTATTTCCACGGTGCTCGTTTTTCCAATTATGAAGCATGGTTAAGTGATCCTACTCACATTGGACCTAGTGCCCAGGTGGTTTGGCCGATAGTGGGCCAAGAAATATTGAATGGTGATGTAGGCGGCGGTTTCCGAGGAATACAAATAACCTCCGGTTTTTTTCAGATTTGGCGAGCATCTGGAATAACTAGTGAATTACAACTCTATTGTACCGCAATTGGTGCATTGGTCTTTGCAGCTTTAATGCTTTTTGCTGGTTGGTTCCATTACCACAAAGCTGCTCCAAAATTGGCTTGGTTCCAAGATGTAGAATCTATGTTGAATCACCATTTAGCAGGGCTACTAGGACTTGGGTCTCTTTCTTGGGCGGGGCATCAAGTACATGTATCTTTACCGATTAACCAATTTCTAAATGCTGGAGTGGATCCTAAAGAGATCCCACTTCCTCATGAATTTATCTTGAATCGGGATCTTTTGGCTCAACTTTATCCCAGTTTTGCTGAGGGAGCAACCCCATTTTTCACCTTGAATTGGTCAAAATATGCGGACTTTCTTACTTTTCGTGGAGGATTAGATCCAGTAACTGGAGGTCTCTGGTTAACCGATATTGCACACCATCATTTAGCTATTGCAATTCTTTTCCTGATAGCGGGTCACATGTATAGGACCAACTGGGGCATTGGTCATGGTATAAAAGATATTTTAGAGGCTCATAAGGGTCCATTTACAGGGCAGGGACATAAAGGCCTATATGAGATCCTAACAACGTCATGGCATGCTCAATTATCTATTAACCTAGCCATGTTAGGATCTTTAACCATTGTTGTAGCTCACCATATGTACTCGATGCCCCCTTATCCATATCTAGCGACTGACTACGGTACCCAACTTTCATTGTTCACACATCACATGTGGATTGGTGGATTTCTCATAGTTGGTGCTGCTGCGCATGCAGCGATTTTTATGGTAAGAGACTATGATCCAACTACTCGATACAACGACCTATTAGATCGTGTACTTAGGCATCGTGATGCAATCATATCACACCTCAACTGGGTATGTATATTTTTAGGCTTTCACAGTTTTGGTTTGTATATTCATAATGATACCATGAGCGCTTTAGGGCGTCCCCAAGATATGTTTTCAGATACGGCTATACAATTACAACCCGTCTTTGCTCAATGGATACAAAACACCCATGCTTTAGCACCTGGTGCAACGGCCCCCGGTGCAACAACAAGCACCAGTTTAACTTGGGGGGGTGCTGATTTAGTGTCAGTGGGCGGAAAGGTTGCTTTGTTACCTATTCCATTAGGAACCGCGGATTTTTTAGTACATCACATTCATGCATTTACGATTCATGTGACGGTATTGATACTCCTGAAAGGTGTTCTATTTGCTCGTAGCTCGCGTTTGATACCGGATAAAGCAAATCTCGGTTTTCGTTTCCCTTGTGATGGACCTGGAAGAGGGGGGACATGCCAAGTATCCGCTTGGGATCATGTCTTTTTAGGTCTATTCTGGATGTACAATGCAATTTCGGTAGTAATATTCCATTTCAGTTGGAAAATGCAGTCAGATGTTTGGGGTAGTATAAGTGATCAAGGGGTAGTAACTCATATCACGGGAGGAAACTTTGCGCAGAGTTCCACTACTATTAATGGGTGGCTCCGCGATTTCTTATGGGCACAGGCATCCCAGGTAATTCAGTCTTATGGTTCCTCATTATCTGCATATGGCCTCTTTTTCCTAGGTGCTCATTTTGTATGGGCTTTTAGTTTAATGTTTCTATTCAGCGGACGTGGTTATTGGCAAGAACTTATTGAATCCATCGTTTGGGCTCATAATAAATTAAAAGTTGCTCCTGCTATTCAGCCTCGAGCCTTGAGCATTGTCCAAGGACGTGCTGTAGGAGTAGCTCATTACCTTCTGGGCGGAATTGCCACAACATGGGCATTCTTCTTAGCAAGAATTATTGCAGTAGGATAA
- the ycf3 gene encoding hypothetical chloroplast RF34, with protein sequence MPRSRINGNFIDKTFSIVANILLRIIPTTSGEKEAFTYYRDGMSAQSEGNYAEALQNYYEAMRLEIDPYDRSYILYNIGLIHTRNGEHTKALEYYFRALERNPFLPQAFNNMAVICHYRGEQAIRQGNSEIAEAWFDQAAEYWKQAITLTPGNYIEAQNWLKITRRFE encoded by the exons ATGCCTAGATCTCGGATAAATGGAAATTTTATTGATAAGACCTTTTCAATTGTAGCCAATATCTTATTACGAATAATTCCGACAACTTCAGGAGAAAAAGAGGCATTCACCTATTACAGAGATGGT ATGTCAGCTCAATCCGAAGGAAATTATGCGGAAGCTTTACAGAATTATTATGAAGCTATGCGACTAGAAATTGATCCCTATGATAGAAGTTATATACTCTATAACATAGGCCTTATCCATACAAGGAACGGAGAACATACGAAAGCTTTGGAATATTATTTTAGGGCGCTAGAACGAAACCCGTTCTTACCACAAGCTTTTAATAATATGGCCGTGATCTGTCATTAC CGGGGAGAACAGGCCATTCGACAGGGAAATTCTGAAATTGCGGAGGCTTGGTTCGATCAAGCCGCTGAGTATTGGAAACAAGCTATAACGCTTACTCCCGGGAATTATATTGAGGCACAGAATTGGTTGAAGATCACAAGACGTTTCGAATAG